One part of the Tenacibaculum sp. 190130A14a genome encodes these proteins:
- a CDS encoding DUF456 domain-containing protein, whose product MDLLLLILGFLFICLGLIGSFLPILPGPLTSWVGLLLLYSTSVIPQNWTFLGITLGIAIFIFIIDYFIPALGTKRFGGTKYGVYGTTIGLIVGLLSPIPFGMLIGAFVGAFIGELIYDSKDTSRAIKASFGAFIGFLASATIKFSISIIYLILFMMDFWSYKGAFFS is encoded by the coding sequence ATGGATTTACTCTTATTAATCTTAGGATTTCTATTTATTTGTCTAGGCTTAATTGGTTCTTTTTTACCTATTTTACCTGGCCCATTAACTAGTTGGGTTGGATTACTCCTTCTATATTCTACTAGCGTTATACCTCAAAATTGGACTTTCCTAGGAATTACACTTGGTATTGCCATTTTTATATTTATCATAGATTATTTTATACCCGCCTTAGGAACAAAACGTTTTGGAGGCACCAAATATGGAGTTTATGGAACTACTATTGGATTAATTGTAGGATTACTTTCTCCTATTCCTTTTGGAATGTTGATTGGTGCTTTCGTAGGAGCTTTTATTGGTGAGTTAATTTATGATAGTAAAGACACTTCCAGAGCAATCAAAGCATCATTTGGAGCATTCATAGGGTTTTTAGCTTCTGCTACTATAAAATTCTCGATCTCTATAATCTATTTAATTCTCTTTATGATGGACTTCTGGAGCTACAAAGGAGCTTTTTTCAGTTAA
- a CDS encoding peptide MFS transporter, with the protein MSSDIENLFKDKVLGHPAGLFVLFFTEMWERFSYYGMRAILVIFLTGAVTGNNPGWGWDTSAALSLLGTYALFVYLTPIVGGWLADNKIGYRMAVVIGALLMTLGHAAMAVETPTFLYIGIALLIVGNGFFKPNMTSIISKMYAGKDDKKDGAYNIFYMGVNAGAFIGIMLCGWVGEKVGWSYGFGLAGIFMLLGMLQFYYAQPIFGSLGDKPKNEEKDMIDTLVENPDNGGVKLNKFSVLDYSLIGVFIVSALIFIINDPLSKIGDIQALNFTVAGMGDSLFFALVAAISFILLLIVRIPRYTRIERDRMIAFTIFCLFTIFFWAAFEQAAGSLPIYTRDFTDRVLEGTAGSVFKIVDLLVTVVPMGIITYVLYSLFKKTFNKISLSNIILGVSFLIVWAIILYKLYIEFSDPKAEVPITWFAILNSLFIIAFAPLFTKWWDSKYNPPASVKYGLGLIIMAIGFGLLAFAASDIPLGAKTAKLSMVWLVLAYLFHTLGELCLSPMGLSYLSKLVPARMVAFMFGVYYLAIAIGNKLAHYIGGDIEKITEESGLSFFFLIFTIVPIALGLLSFALHPLLKRLMHGVK; encoded by the coding sequence ATGAGTTCAGATATAGAAAATCTATTTAAAGACAAGGTTTTAGGACACCCAGCAGGATTGTTTGTGTTGTTCTTTACAGAAATGTGGGAGCGTTTTTCTTACTACGGAATGCGTGCTATTTTAGTAATATTTTTAACTGGTGCTGTTACTGGTAACAATCCAGGATGGGGTTGGGATACTTCGGCTGCATTATCACTATTGGGAACATATGCACTTTTTGTGTACTTAACACCTATAGTTGGAGGTTGGTTAGCCGATAATAAAATTGGTTATAGAATGGCTGTTGTTATAGGGGCGTTATTAATGACCTTAGGACATGCTGCTATGGCTGTAGAAACACCTACCTTTTTATATATTGGTATTGCGTTGTTAATTGTAGGAAATGGTTTCTTTAAACCTAACATGACTTCTATTATTTCTAAAATGTATGCTGGTAAGGATGATAAGAAAGATGGAGCGTATAACATTTTCTATATGGGAGTAAATGCAGGAGCATTTATTGGAATTATGCTTTGTGGATGGGTAGGAGAAAAAGTAGGATGGAGCTACGGATTTGGACTAGCAGGTATTTTCATGTTGTTAGGAATGCTTCAGTTTTATTATGCTCAACCTATTTTTGGAAGCTTAGGTGATAAGCCTAAAAATGAAGAAAAAGACATGATAGATACTTTAGTAGAGAATCCTGATAATGGAGGAGTGAAGCTAAACAAGTTTTCTGTTCTTGATTATTCTTTAATAGGTGTTTTTATAGTTTCTGCTTTAATATTTATTATAAATGATCCGCTAAGTAAAATTGGTGATATTCAAGCATTGAACTTTACAGTTGCTGGAATGGGAGATTCTTTATTTTTTGCATTGGTCGCGGCTATAAGTTTTATTTTGTTGTTAATTGTTAGAATACCTAGGTATACGAGAATTGAACGAGATAGAATGATTGCATTTACAATTTTCTGTTTATTTACAATTTTCTTTTGGGCAGCATTTGAGCAAGCTGCAGGTTCATTACCAATTTATACAAGAGATTTTACTGATAGGGTATTAGAAGGAACAGCTGGAAGTGTTTTTAAAATAGTTGATTTATTAGTGACAGTTGTTCCAATGGGAATAATTACTTACGTATTATATAGTCTTTTCAAAAAAACCTTTAATAAAATAAGTTTATCAAACATAATTTTAGGGGTTAGTTTCTTGATCGTTTGGGCAATTATTTTATACAAGTTATATATTGAGTTTAGTGATCCAAAAGCGGAAGTGCCAATTACTTGGTTTGCTATTTTAAACTCTTTATTCATTATTGCTTTTGCGCCATTATTTACTAAATGGTGGGATAGTAAATATAATCCACCAGCATCGGTTAAATATGGATTAGGTTTAATTATTATGGCTATAGGATTTGGGTTATTAGCATTCGCAGCTAGTGATATCCCTTTAGGAGCTAAAACAGCTAAGTTAAGTATGGTTTGGTTAGTGTTAGCTTATTTGTTTCATACGCTTGGAGAATTATGTTTATCACCAATGGGACTTTCGTATTTGAGTAAGTTAGTTCCTGCAAGAATGGTTGCCTTCATGTTTGGGGTATACTATTTAGCAATTGCTATAGGGAATAAATTGGCACATTATATTGGTGGTGATATAGAAAAAATTACTGAAGAAAGTGGATTGTCATTTTTCTTCTTGATTTTCACGATAGTTCCAATAGCATTAGGATTGTTGTCGTTTGCGCTTCATCCATTACTTAAAAGGTTAATGCACGGAGTAAAATAA
- a CDS encoding thioredoxin family protein, which yields MKKLILLAFIFVGTIQMTAQNEINWLSFEEAIEKSKENPKPILVDLYTDWCGWCKKMDATTYKNGIIIKYINDNYYAVKMDGEGKDDITFQGKTFKYVQQGRSKFHQLAAAIMRGKMSYPSTAFFDKDLKLIQTVPGYLAKERFEKVLAYFNNDNYKKTAWKDFEKNFKSSI from the coding sequence ATGAAGAAATTAATATTACTAGCATTTATATTTGTAGGCACTATACAAATGACTGCGCAAAACGAAATAAACTGGTTGTCTTTTGAAGAGGCTATTGAGAAGAGTAAAGAGAATCCAAAGCCAATTTTAGTTGATTTATATACAGACTGGTGCGGTTGGTGCAAGAAAATGGATGCAACTACATATAAAAATGGAATCATTATCAAATACATTAATGATAACTATTACGCAGTTAAAATGGATGGAGAAGGAAAGGATGATATCACTTTTCAGGGGAAAACATTTAAATATGTTCAGCAAGGAAGAAGTAAATTTCATCAATTAGCGGCAGCTATTATGAGAGGTAAAATGAGTTACCCTTCTACAGCTTTTTTCGATAAAGATTTAAAGTTAATACAAACTGTACCAGGTTATTTAGCCAAAGAAAGATTTGAAAAGGTATTGGCTTATTTTAACAATGACAATTATAAAAAAACTGCTTGGAAAGATTTTGAAAAGAACTTTAAAAGTTCAATTTAG
- a CDS encoding BlaI/MecI/CopY family transcriptional regulator, producing the protein MSKQLTKAEEQIMQVLWQLKKASVKEVIEELPEPKPAYNTVSTIVRILETKEFVGHEPKGRGYVYFPLIAKDDYSNQSLHKLMNGYFGGSFKSMVSFFMKENKMDITELESILKEVDKNKKNEN; encoded by the coding sequence ATGAGCAAACAATTAACAAAAGCAGAAGAGCAAATAATGCAAGTTTTGTGGCAATTAAAAAAAGCTTCTGTAAAAGAAGTAATAGAGGAGTTACCAGAGCCAAAGCCTGCATACAATACGGTTTCTACTATTGTAAGAATATTAGAAACGAAGGAATTTGTAGGGCATGAGCCTAAAGGAAGGGGATATGTGTATTTTCCTTTGATAGCGAAAGATGATTATAGTAATCAGAGTTTACACAAATTGATGAATGGTTATTTTGGAGGGTCTTTTAAAAGTATGGTCTCGTTTTTTATGAAGGAAAATAAAATGGACATTACTGAATTAGAAAGTATTTTAAAGGAA
- the lysS gene encoding lysine--tRNA ligase gives MQLSEQEVVRREKLTKLRELGINPYPADLFPLDSNSKAIKQDFEEGKKVVIAGRLMSRRIQGKASFAELQDSEGRVQVYFNRDEICTEEDKTLYNEVYKKLLDIGDFVGIEGELFKTQVGEITVMVKDFKLLSKSLKPLPLPKVDAEGNTFDGFTDPEMRYRQRYADLVVNPNVKEVFVKRTKLFNAMRQFFNDAGYFEVETPILQPIPGGAAARPFITHHNALDIPLYMRIANELYLKRLIVGGFDGVYEFSKNFRNEGMDRTHNPEFTAMEIYVAYKDYNWMMEFTEKLLEHCAIAVNGTSKATFGEYEVDFKAPYARVTMADSIKHFTGFDITGKTEDEIRKAAQDMGIEVDDTMGKGKLIDEIFGEKCEGNYIQPTFITDYPKEMSPLCKEHRDNPELTERFELMVCGKEIANAYSELNDPIDQRERFEAQLKLAERGDDEAGEFIDQDFLRALEYGMPPTSGLGIGMDRLIMYLTNNPSIQEVLFFPQMKPEKKAPAVELNDDEKAVFAILQKAEKIGLNDLKAESGLSNKKWDKTIKGLTKNKIAKVEKTEEGLFVEVL, from the coding sequence ATGCAATTATCAGAACAAGAAGTTGTACGTAGAGAAAAACTTACGAAGTTACGTGAGTTAGGTATCAATCCATACCCAGCAGATTTATTTCCATTAGATTCAAATTCAAAAGCGATTAAACAGGACTTTGAAGAAGGCAAAAAGGTGGTAATAGCTGGTAGATTAATGTCTCGTCGTATCCAAGGAAAAGCTTCTTTCGCAGAATTGCAAGATAGTGAAGGAAGAGTACAGGTATATTTTAATCGCGATGAAATTTGTACTGAAGAAGACAAGACTTTATACAACGAAGTTTATAAGAAACTATTAGATATTGGTGATTTTGTAGGTATCGAAGGAGAGTTGTTTAAAACTCAAGTTGGAGAAATCACGGTAATGGTTAAAGATTTTAAGTTATTAAGTAAATCTTTAAAGCCATTACCATTACCAAAAGTTGATGCTGAAGGAAATACATTCGACGGATTTACTGATCCTGAAATGCGTTACCGTCAGCGTTACGCAGATTTAGTTGTAAATCCAAATGTAAAAGAGGTTTTCGTTAAGCGTACTAAGTTATTCAACGCAATGCGTCAGTTTTTTAATGATGCTGGATATTTTGAAGTTGAAACACCAATTTTACAGCCAATACCAGGAGGTGCTGCTGCTAGACCATTTATTACACATCACAATGCATTAGACATTCCATTATATATGCGTATTGCTAATGAGTTATACTTAAAACGTTTAATTGTTGGTGGTTTTGATGGAGTATATGAGTTTTCTAAGAATTTCCGTAACGAAGGAATGGACAGAACTCACAATCCAGAGTTTACAGCCATGGAAATTTACGTGGCTTACAAAGACTACAACTGGATGATGGAGTTTACTGAAAAGCTTTTAGAGCACTGTGCTATTGCAGTAAACGGGACTTCAAAAGCTACTTTTGGTGAATACGAGGTAGACTTTAAAGCTCCATATGCTCGTGTAACTATGGCAGACTCTATTAAGCATTTTACAGGATTTGATATTACTGGTAAAACAGAAGATGAGATTCGTAAAGCGGCTCAAGATATGGGTATCGAGGTAGATGATACTATGGGTAAAGGAAAGTTAATCGATGAAATTTTTGGTGAGAAATGTGAAGGAAACTACATTCAACCAACTTTTATTACCGATTACCCAAAAGAAATGTCTCCTTTATGTAAAGAACATAGAGACAATCCGGAATTAACAGAACGTTTTGAGTTAATGGTTTGTGGTAAAGAAATTGCAAACGCATATTCTGAGTTAAATGACCCAATTGACCAACGTGAACGTTTTGAGGCTCAATTAAAATTAGCTGAAAGAGGAGATGATGAAGCTGGTGAGTTTATTGATCAAGATTTCTTACGTGCTTTAGAATATGGAATGCCTCCAACCTCTGGATTAGGAATTGGAATGGATCGTTTAATTATGTATTTAACAAACAATCCATCTATCCAAGAAGTACTATTCTTCCCTCAGATGAAACCAGAGAAAAAAGCTCCTGCTGTTGAATTAAACGATGATGAAAAAGCTGTTTTTGCTATACTTCAAAAAGCTGAAAAAATTGGTTTGAATGATTTAAAAGCTGAAAGCGGATTATCGAACAAAAAATGGGATAAAACCATCAAAGGATTAACAAAAAATAAGATAGCTAAGGTTGAAAAAACTGAAGAAGGTTTATTCGTAGAAGTATTATAA
- a CDS encoding DASS family sodium-coupled anion symporter, translating to MPNSKKIGLILGPLIFFITINLPFEMISDIGDAVIGVALWMITWWITEAVSISVTALLPLILFPLLKIMPIAEVGANYGSPIIFLFFGGFVLALALEKVNLHKRIALTIIKITGTTPNKVILGFMIATGLLSMWISNTASTVVMLPIALSVIQLLINDEDGFTKDDKNFALATMLGIAFSANAGGIATIIGTPPNSVLIGLLENEYQIEISFLQWMAIGLPFSIVMITIVYFVLVKWMYPNKNLQFKASRQVIDSELNKLGKLSAKEKQVLLVFAITVFLWIFRTLINKLFPGLKLSDTIISMIAAVSLFAIPFNFKKGEFILQWKDTEKLAWGILILFGGGLALAKGMSSSGIVDLVSTAIASSNISVLLTASLLIFLMLFMTELMSNVALVAVLAPVVAGIAIGLQIPILNLLIPVTIASSCAFMLPMATPPNAIVFASGYIKVHQMAKVGIVLNLIAIGLLVLLFQYIIPFLF from the coding sequence ATGCCAAACTCAAAAAAAATTGGTCTCATTCTAGGACCACTGATTTTTTTTATCACCATAAACCTACCTTTTGAAATGATATCTGATATTGGAGATGCTGTTATTGGAGTAGCTCTATGGATGATTACTTGGTGGATAACAGAAGCAGTATCAATTTCCGTTACTGCGTTATTGCCTTTAATTTTGTTTCCCTTATTAAAAATTATGCCCATTGCTGAAGTAGGTGCTAACTATGGGAGTCCTATCATTTTTCTTTTCTTTGGTGGCTTTGTATTGGCGTTAGCATTAGAGAAAGTAAACTTGCATAAACGTATTGCACTTACTATTATAAAAATTACAGGAACTACTCCTAATAAGGTTATTTTAGGGTTTATGATTGCTACAGGTTTGTTGAGTATGTGGATAAGTAATACAGCGAGTACCGTAGTAATGCTTCCTATAGCTTTATCAGTCATTCAACTATTGATAAACGATGAAGATGGCTTTACTAAAGACGACAAGAACTTTGCTTTAGCTACCATGCTAGGAATTGCATTCTCGGCAAATGCTGGCGGAATAGCTACTATCATTGGCACACCTCCAAACTCCGTTTTAATAGGGTTACTTGAAAATGAATATCAAATAGAGATTTCCTTTTTACAATGGATGGCCATTGGATTACCATTTTCTATAGTCATGATTACTATTGTTTATTTCGTTTTAGTAAAATGGATGTATCCAAACAAAAACCTCCAATTTAAAGCTTCTAGACAGGTAATTGATTCAGAATTAAACAAACTAGGAAAATTATCGGCCAAAGAAAAGCAAGTATTACTTGTTTTTGCAATTACTGTTTTCTTATGGATTTTTAGAACTTTAATCAATAAGTTGTTTCCTGGATTAAAGTTATCAGATACTATTATTAGTATGATTGCAGCGGTTTCTCTTTTTGCTATTCCCTTTAATTTTAAAAAAGGAGAATTTATCTTACAATGGAAAGACACAGAAAAACTAGCATGGGGAATTTTAATACTTTTTGGAGGTGGATTAGCACTTGCAAAAGGAATGTCTAGTAGTGGTATTGTTGATTTAGTTTCGACTGCCATTGCCTCTAGTAATATCAGTGTTTTACTGACAGCTTCTTTATTAATATTCCTGATGCTTTTTATGACAGAATTGATGAGTAATGTAGCACTAGTAGCCGTATTAGCTCCAGTAGTAGCGGGTATAGCTATTGGCCTACAAATACCTATACTTAATTTACTAATTCCTGTAACCATTGCGAGTAGCTGTGCATTTATGCTTCCTATGGCCACTCCACCAAATGCTATAGTTTTTGCGAGTGGATACATAAAAGTACATCAAATGGCAAAGGTTGGTATTGTACTAAATCTTATTGCTATTGGACTTCTTGTTTTGCTTTTTCAATATATCATTCCATTTTTATTTTAA
- a CDS encoding ComEC/Rec2 family competence protein — MKKLVRYTPTSFLLFLIIGIILQFQWNIWCFGINNLYIFTSILFVILFLLKWKNIKISFSILSSCLFVLIGISILLIQNPRNRKDYYLKHYKKDCSGILTIQKILKPSQFNYKFVAKVSQINSKKTSGHILLNISIDTIQKPPTIGDQLYLYLIFQELPSPLNPYQFDYKSYLAKQHIYHQVFTKHESFKTLKTSSPSFYRIASNIRDKIKCTLKKYHFSKETLTIINALLLGERQQISKELLDSYTKAGAIHILAISGLHIGVILWFLSLLFSFLERYKQGRFIKTALLIGCLWSFAFIAGLSASVVRATTMFSFVSISLIFKRKQLIEHSLISSMLLLLLINPLFLFDVGFQLSYLAVFGIVWIQPLLYALWKPKYALIDKFWQLFTVSIAAQTAILPLSLYYFNQFPMLFILSNLLIIPFLATILISGIIIILLALTDLLPTIIVTIYEFIISSMNSLINWIGHQEAFLLKEISLSLPEVFVWYLCIILFFQMIIQKKRKLLLVSLLLSIIGVQFILLAKHYKTTTTKELIVFHKTKSSLIGVRNGRKFLLYYNDSITPYIYNVVAPYKTHKKTTIQFRNNIPNVLSLRNDTILLVDSLGIYNITLRKPIVILQYSPKINLTRLITRLNPKIIVVDGSNYKSYINRWEATCEKEKTPFYNTRKNGAYILKY, encoded by the coding sequence ATGAAAAAATTGGTTCGTTACACACCTACCTCATTTCTACTCTTTTTAATCATTGGAATCATTTTACAGTTTCAATGGAATATTTGGTGTTTTGGAATAAACAATCTTTACATCTTTACTTCAATTTTATTCGTTATTCTTTTCCTTTTAAAATGGAAAAACATCAAAATCTCATTTTCTATTTTAAGCAGTTGTCTCTTTGTTCTAATTGGTATTAGCATCTTACTAATTCAGAACCCTCGAAATCGTAAAGATTATTATCTCAAACATTATAAAAAAGATTGCTCAGGAATTCTAACCATTCAAAAAATTCTAAAACCAAGTCAATTCAATTACAAATTCGTAGCAAAAGTATCTCAAATTAACAGTAAGAAGACATCTGGTCATATACTGTTAAACATTTCTATTGACACTATCCAAAAGCCTCCTACAATAGGAGATCAACTTTATTTATATCTTATATTTCAAGAATTACCTTCACCCTTAAACCCATATCAGTTTGATTATAAAAGTTATTTAGCCAAACAACACATTTATCATCAGGTTTTTACAAAACATGAAAGCTTTAAAACTTTAAAAACGAGCTCTCCATCCTTTTATAGAATAGCCTCCAATATTAGAGATAAAATTAAGTGTACATTAAAAAAATACCATTTTTCAAAAGAAACGTTAACGATTATAAACGCATTACTTCTTGGAGAACGGCAACAGATCTCCAAGGAACTACTTGATAGTTATACAAAAGCAGGTGCAATTCATATTCTAGCAATTTCCGGACTACATATAGGTGTCATTTTATGGTTCTTATCGCTTCTTTTTTCTTTTTTAGAAAGGTATAAACAAGGTCGTTTTATAAAAACTGCACTTCTTATTGGTTGCTTATGGTCTTTTGCCTTTATAGCAGGCTTATCTGCTTCTGTAGTAAGAGCTACAACCATGTTTTCATTTGTTTCGATTAGTCTTATATTCAAAAGGAAACAACTCATAGAGCATTCATTAATTAGCTCTATGCTTTTGTTACTACTAATTAACCCTCTATTCTTATTCGATGTTGGATTTCAATTAAGCTACTTAGCTGTTTTCGGAATTGTTTGGATACAACCACTATTGTATGCTTTATGGAAACCCAAATATGCGCTGATTGATAAATTCTGGCAACTTTTTACCGTTTCTATTGCTGCACAAACTGCAATACTACCTCTGAGTCTATATTATTTTAATCAGTTCCCTATGTTGTTTATTCTTTCTAATCTTCTCATCATTCCTTTTCTTGCCACCATTCTTATTAGTGGAATTATTATAATTCTCTTAGCTTTAACCGACCTTCTTCCTACAATTATTGTTACAATTTATGAGTTCATAATTTCTTCAATGAACTCTCTCATCAATTGGATTGGACATCAAGAGGCTTTCTTACTTAAAGAAATTAGTCTATCACTACCCGAAGTATTTGTTTGGTATTTATGTATTATTCTCTTCTTTCAAATGATAATTCAGAAAAAACGAAAACTCCTTTTAGTTTCATTACTTCTTTCAATCATTGGTGTACAATTCATATTGTTAGCTAAGCACTATAAAACCACCACCACAAAAGAACTTATTGTCTTTCATAAAACCAAGAGTTCTCTTATAGGAGTACGAAATGGGAGAAAATTTTTGCTTTACTACAATGACAGCATTACTCCATATATTTATAATGTTGTAGCCCCTTACAAAACACATAAGAAAACTACCATACAGTTCCGAAATAACATTCCTAATGTTCTTTCATTAAGAAATGACACAATTCTTTTAGTAGATAGTTTAGGAATTTATAACATCACTCTAAGAAAGCCAATCGTAATACTACAATACTCTCCGAAAATAAACTTAACAAGACTCATTACTCGTTTAAATCCTAAAATAATTGTTGTTGACGGGAGTAACTATAAAAGTTATATCAATCGATGGGAAGCAACTTGCGAGAAAGAAAAAACGCCATTTTACAATACTCGTAAAAATGGCGCATATATTTTGAAGTACTAA